From the Bacteroidia bacterium genome, one window contains:
- a CDS encoding 3-methyl-2-oxobutanoate dehydrogenase subunit VorB gives MGELRLMKGNEALAEAAIRAGMDAYFGYPITPQSEVLEYLTREAYNRTQCTILQAESEIASINMVYGAAGAGQRVMTTSSSPGISLMQEGISYIAGAELPCLLANVNRGGPGLGTIQPSQGDYFQSVKGGGHGDYRLIVLAPATVQEMADFVLDGWLLAEKYRNPVLILTDGALGQMMEKVELRDQEPRGNRPVPSWATVGKDAGRERNIITSLFIQPEQMEQVNLRLQAKYREIEKNEIRVQEIETADADFVLVAYGLSARISRKVAEILRAEGIKVGLIRPITLWPYPYQTIADAAAHAKGFFVLELNAGQMVEDVRLAVNGRCPVEQYGRMGGIIPSPEEVAEVARKMYSKL, from the coding sequence ATGGGTGAATTACGACTGATGAAGGGAAACGAAGCGCTCGCAGAAGCGGCGATTCGTGCCGGAATGGATGCCTATTTCGGCTACCCCATCACACCGCAGTCCGAAGTTCTCGAATACCTTACCCGCGAAGCGTATAATCGCACGCAATGCACTATTCTTCAGGCGGAAAGTGAAATCGCCTCCATCAACATGGTGTACGGCGCGGCCGGTGCCGGCCAGCGCGTCATGACCACCTCATCCAGCCCCGGCATCAGTCTCATGCAGGAAGGCATTTCCTACATTGCCGGTGCCGAACTGCCCTGCCTTCTTGCCAATGTCAATCGCGGCGGCCCCGGTTTGGGGACCATTCAACCGTCGCAGGGTGATTATTTCCAGTCGGTCAAGGGTGGGGGACATGGCGACTACCGTCTCATCGTTCTCGCTCCCGCCACCGTTCAGGAAATGGCGGATTTCGTGCTGGATGGCTGGTTGCTCGCGGAGAAATACCGCAATCCCGTTCTCATCCTCACGGACGGGGCGCTGGGACAGATGATGGAAAAAGTGGAATTACGCGATCAGGAGCCACGCGGTAATCGTCCCGTACCCTCCTGGGCGACCGTCGGCAAGGATGCCGGTCGCGAGCGCAACATCATCACTTCGCTGTTCATTCAGCCGGAACAGATGGAACAGGTGAACTTGCGTCTGCAAGCCAAATACCGCGAGATCGAAAAGAATGAGATTCGCGTCCAGGAAATTGAAACCGCCGACGCCGATTTCGTTCTGGTTGCATACGGACTTTCAGCCCGCATCAGCCGCAAGGTCGCCGAAATCCTCCGCGCCGAAGGCATAAAGGTCGGACTCATCCGGCCCATCACACTCTGGCCGTATCCCTATCAAACCATCGCCGACGCTGCCGCACACGCGAAGGGCTTTTTCGTGCTCGAACTCAACGCCGGACAAATGGTCGAAGACGTGCGCCTCGCCGTCAATGGTCGTTGCCCTGTCGAGCAGTACGGCCGTATGGGCGGGATCATTCCCTCGCCCGAGGAAGTGGCGGAGGTCGCCAGGAAGATGTACTCGAAACTCTAG
- a CDS encoding thiamine pyrophosphate-dependent enzyme: MEHTQEIEHNYEGLDVVCERPSTLVDARMHYCPGCGHGVAHRIIMEAVQELGIQSNTVGVAPVGCSVFAYHYMNIDMQEAAHGRATAVATGIKRCLPDKYVFTYQGDGDLAAIGTGETLHTVNRGENILIVFINNAIYGMTGGQMAPTTLIGQKTSTSPYGRETQFNGNPLKITELLAMLPGAFYVTRQAVNTPVNVRKAKKAIMNGFKWQALKKGTCFVEIVSNCPTNWGMKPVESNKWLEEHMLPFFPLGDLKVPSKEDLENG, from the coding sequence ATGGAACACACCCAGGAAATTGAACACAACTACGAAGGGCTGGATGTCGTCTGTGAACGTCCCTCCACCCTCGTTGACGCGCGCATGCACTACTGCCCCGGCTGCGGCCACGGCGTGGCGCATCGCATCATCATGGAAGCGGTACAGGAACTTGGCATTCAAAGCAACACCGTCGGAGTCGCTCCCGTCGGTTGCTCCGTTTTCGCCTATCACTACATGAACATCGACATGCAGGAAGCAGCGCACGGACGCGCTACGGCCGTGGCCACCGGCATCAAGCGCTGCCTGCCCGACAAATACGTCTTTACCTATCAGGGTGACGGCGATCTCGCAGCCATCGGTACGGGCGAGACACTGCATACCGTCAACCGCGGCGAAAATATTCTCATCGTCTTCATCAACAACGCCATTTACGGCATGACCGGCGGCCAGATGGCTCCGACCACACTGATCGGCCAGAAGACTTCGACATCGCCGTACGGTCGCGAAACGCAGTTCAACGGCAATCCGCTGAAAATCACCGAACTGCTTGCCATGTTGCCCGGTGCGTTCTACGTTACGCGCCAGGCGGTGAATACGCCGGTGAATGTGCGCAAGGCAAAAAAAGCCATCATGAATGGCTTCAAATGGCAGGCCTTGAAAAAAGGTACCTGCTTCGTCGAAATCGTGTCCAACTGCCCGACAAACTGGGGTATGAAGCCCGTCGAGTCCAACAAATGGCTCGAGGAACACATGCTCCCGTTCTTCCCGCTGGGCGATCTGAAAGTACCGTCAAAGGAGGATCTCGAGAATGGTTGA
- a CDS encoding 2-oxoacid:acceptor oxidoreductase family protein: protein MVEEVIFAGFGGQGVLSMGQVLSYAGMIENREVCWMPSYGPEMRGGTANCIVTISSNEISSPIIGRFDTVVALNQPSLDKFQDAVKPGGTLIYDSTNIIDPPTRTDVDIVPIPASEEAVKLKNTKIMNMIVLGAFIEKRKTVQIATVLEALKKVLPERHHHLIPLNETALLRGAELAQSSVPVA, encoded by the coding sequence ATGGTTGAGGAAGTGATTTTCGCAGGCTTCGGCGGCCAGGGTGTACTGTCCATGGGACAGGTGCTCTCCTACGCCGGCATGATCGAGAACCGTGAAGTGTGCTGGATGCCGTCCTACGGACCTGAAATGCGCGGCGGTACGGCAAACTGCATCGTTACCATCAGCTCCAATGAAATCAGCAGCCCCATTATCGGGCGCTTCGACACCGTCGTTGCCTTGAATCAGCCGTCGCTGGACAAATTCCAGGATGCCGTCAAACCCGGCGGCACGCTGATCTACGACAGCACCAACATCATCGATCCTCCCACGCGCACGGATGTGGATATCGTTCCCATTCCGGCGAGCGAGGAAGCGGTGAAGTTGAAAAACACCAAAATCATGAACATGATCGTGCTGGGGGCCTTCATCGAGAAACGGAAAACCGTACAGATTGCCACCGTTCTCGAAGCATTGAAAAAAGTGCTGCCCGAGAGGCACCATCATCTCATTCCACTGAACGAGACCGCCCTCTTGCGTGGCGCCGAACTCGCCCAGTCTTCTGTACCGGTCGCGTAA
- a CDS encoding DUF1573 domain-containing protein, which yields MMRRSTATTTLFFLLTLTIAAQPARFATLSHDFGEMGQNEARSFVFLVTNTGADVLRLTPPRASCGCTAVLLSQSELQPGDSARIEVEFRSGPAMLGPVNKSVQVGHLVNGKERELATLRIQADVVGIVRYDPGMIEFRSVLGKEFRSTVRLISRSEQPIRITEITPALMMYADSSDGNTYHVDHVVAMPFEDVRVKPSAEEIPPGGEVELECVFTLRNKGQLNGAIRVALDRSEIRIPVVGVILRSGP from the coding sequence ATGATGCGACGTTCTACCGCCACGACCACTCTCTTCTTCCTCCTGACGCTCACCATCGCGGCACAGCCCGCGCGTTTCGCTACGCTGTCGCACGACTTCGGTGAAATGGGACAGAATGAGGCTCGCAGCTTCGTGTTCCTTGTCACCAACACCGGGGCGGACGTCCTGCGTCTCACGCCCCCGCGCGCCAGTTGCGGCTGCACCGCGGTGCTGCTGAGCCAGTCGGAATTGCAGCCGGGGGATTCCGCCCGCATCGAAGTGGAATTTCGCAGTGGCCCCGCCATGCTCGGGCCCGTGAATAAATCCGTCCAGGTGGGGCATCTCGTCAACGGCAAGGAGCGCGAGCTCGCCACTTTGCGTATTCAGGCGGACGTGGTCGGCATTGTGCGCTACGATCCCGGTATGATCGAGTTTCGTAGCGTCCTGGGGAAGGAATTCCGCAGCACAGTCCGGCTCATTTCCCGAAGTGAGCAGCCAATTCGTATAACGGAAATCACCCCGGCGCTGATGATGTATGCGGACAGCTCCGACGGCAATACCTATCATGTGGACCATGTGGTGGCGATGCCTTTCGAGGATGTGCGTGTCAAGCCCTCTGCGGAAGAAATCCCTCCCGGCGGGGAAGTGGAACTCGAGTGTGTCTTTACACTCAGGAACAAGGGACAGCTCAACGGCGCCATTCGCGTCGCTCTGGACCGTTCGGAAATTCGCATCCCGGTAGTGGGCGTCATCCTCCGGTCAGGCCCGTAG
- a CDS encoding DUF1573 domain-containing protein translates to MRTASTLIAAALLIFGLSATAHAQATDNSCFALEGTSDYYFGEIDQNATVEHTFVFKNNCDRVIEIGSARASCGCTAAVISENSIAPGKEAKIQVKFTPPKGTRGRTTKTVSVYLKDEQQPHTVIRFSATVQTDIDVQPQYIQLMGGEVGKEISGVTTVKNVSQKELNIADVSVSMTTYADTSGTGNVVGLPLTNARVSPERFTLKAGESRDVTVFVTPQYKGQISGAVRLKAGDNEGMIQVFGVIRDATPNLQRSDAGQMLNSAPGR, encoded by the coding sequence ATGAGAACCGCCTCAACCCTGATAGCAGCAGCCCTGCTCATCTTCGGACTCTCCGCCACCGCGCACGCGCAGGCGACGGACAACTCGTGCTTCGCACTCGAAGGCACTTCGGATTACTATTTTGGTGAAATAGATCAAAACGCCACCGTCGAACATACCTTCGTTTTCAAGAACAATTGCGACCGTGTCATCGAAATCGGTTCCGCCCGCGCAAGCTGTGGCTGTACCGCGGCCGTCATTTCGGAGAATTCCATCGCTCCGGGCAAGGAAGCCAAGATTCAGGTCAAGTTCACCCCGCCGAAAGGCACACGCGGCCGTACCACCAAAACAGTGAGTGTGTACCTCAAAGACGAGCAGCAGCCGCATACCGTCATCCGCTTCTCCGCGACCGTACAAACCGACATTGACGTACAGCCGCAGTACATACAGCTCATGGGCGGCGAAGTCGGCAAGGAAATCAGCGGCGTGACGACTGTCAAGAATGTCTCGCAAAAAGAGTTGAACATTGCCGACGTCAGCGTGAGCATGACCACCTATGCCGACACGTCCGGCACGGGCAATGTTGTGGGCCTGCCCCTTACCAACGCGCGCGTCTCACCGGAGCGCTTCACGCTCAAGGCCGGCGAGAGCAGAGACGTGACGGTGTTTGTCACTCCGCAGTACAAAGGTCAGATCAGCGGTGCCGTGCGCCTCAAAGCCGGCGATAACGAGGGCATGATTCAGGTGTTCGGCGTCATTCGCGATGCCACACCGAACCTGCAGCGCAGCGACGCCGGACAAATGTTGAATTCGGCACCCGGACGGTAA
- a CDS encoding 3-oxoacid CoA-transferase subunit A has protein sequence MINKIVSSAAAAVADVFDGATVLISGFGEAGSPIELIHALVDRGARELTIVSNNTGSGHVGLASLIEQGCVRKMICSFPKTANSVVFPALYERGDIELELVPQGTMAERIRCGGAGIPAFYTPTSVNTPLAEGKEHRDFDGVPHVLEHAIRADFALVKCRRADRYGNLVYNKTARNFGPVMCTAARVTVVQAGEVVDVGVIDPECVVTPGIFVQRVVHVAHPQDESTLVAEGRRYP, from the coding sequence ATGATCAATAAAATTGTATCCTCGGCCGCGGCCGCTGTAGCCGACGTCTTCGATGGAGCTACGGTGCTCATCAGCGGTTTCGGTGAAGCGGGCAGTCCCATCGAACTGATTCACGCGCTGGTGGATCGGGGAGCCCGGGAACTGACCATCGTCAGCAACAATACCGGCAGTGGTCATGTCGGTCTCGCCTCTCTGATCGAACAGGGCTGCGTTCGGAAAATGATCTGTTCCTTTCCCAAGACGGCGAACTCCGTGGTCTTCCCCGCATTGTATGAGCGCGGCGACATCGAGCTCGAACTCGTTCCGCAGGGCACCATGGCTGAGCGCATCCGTTGCGGCGGTGCGGGGATACCCGCGTTCTATACGCCGACCTCTGTGAACACACCTCTGGCCGAGGGAAAGGAACATCGCGATTTTGATGGTGTACCGCACGTGCTTGAACATGCCATTCGCGCGGATTTTGCTTTGGTGAAATGCAGACGTGCCGATCGGTACGGAAATCTCGTGTATAACAAGACAGCACGGAATTTCGGCCCGGTGATGTGTACCGCCGCCCGGGTGACGGTCGTGCAGGCCGGCGAGGTCGTTGATGTCGGAGTGATCGATCCGGAATGTGTCGTGACACCCGGAATTTTCGTGCAGCGCGTGGTGCATGTCGCCCATCCGCAGGATGAATCCACACTCGTCGCCGAAGGCAGGAGGTACCCATGA
- a CDS encoding 3-oxoacid CoA-transferase subunit B, whose protein sequence is MNDKHVGWDMRDVARNVAHDIPDGSYVNLGIGIPELVAGFVPEGRELLYHTENGLLGMGPAAETGKEDPELINAGKKCITALPGACYFHHADSFMMIRGGHIDYCVLGAYQVSQEGDLANWSTGEPGTVPAVGGAMDLVAGVRNIFVITQHCTKSGESKIVRRCSYPLTGKGVVTRIYTNYATLDVRERRLFVRELAPGVDMDFLRGVTAAELHEATASARA, encoded by the coding sequence ATGAACGACAAACACGTTGGCTGGGACATGCGCGACGTCGCCCGCAATGTTGCCCATGATATTCCCGACGGCTCCTATGTCAATCTCGGCATAGGTATTCCGGAGCTTGTGGCGGGTTTTGTACCCGAAGGACGCGAACTCCTGTACCACACCGAGAACGGTCTGCTGGGAATGGGCCCCGCAGCGGAAACGGGGAAGGAAGACCCCGAGCTTATCAACGCGGGCAAGAAATGCATCACCGCTCTGCCCGGCGCGTGTTACTTCCACCATGCCGACAGCTTCATGATGATACGCGGCGGGCACATCGATTACTGCGTGCTCGGCGCGTACCAGGTGTCCCAGGAAGGCGATCTGGCCAATTGGTCCACAGGGGAGCCCGGCACTGTACCCGCTGTGGGAGGCGCCATGGATCTTGTCGCCGGCGTGCGCAACATTTTTGTCATCACCCAGCACTGCACCAAGTCCGGTGAATCCAAAATCGTGCGTAGGTGCAGTTATCCGCTGACAGGCAAGGGTGTGGTGACACGCATCTATACCAATTACGCCACTCTGGATGTGCGCGAACGACGACTGTTCGTGCGCGAACTCGCACCCGGCGTGGATATGGATTTCCTCCGCGGCGTGACGGCGGCGGAGCTGCATGAAGCAACCGCGTCAGCACGCGCGTAG
- a CDS encoding aspartate aminotransferase family protein — protein MTTNNSEAIYTKACEVLPGGVSRNTVYRRPHPHYVEHAAGCLITDIEGVTRLDFANNMAALIHGHAHPAIVEAVTAQLQRGSAYTMASGIEVDFAELLRDRTPGFEMLRFVNSGTEAVMAMIKAARAFTGRPKIAKAEGAYHGTYDFAEVSQVANPGNWGDISNPNSVPLAFGTPQGVLDDVVIFPYNDVERTLAILDRHAGELACVLIDPVPHRVGLVPGTADFVEALHAWTRRNDALLCFDEVVTFRVAYGGAQERYSVRPDLTALGKIIGGGFPVGALAGRADVMQVLDPRQAKLPFPHSGTFSANPITMTAGYTAMTLFDHAAVQRLNALTAQAIGRIEEAIRLANVPVSITGAGSMFRMHLSEVAPATYREAWQPKETQKVIEELLEFMYTEEHILMINTFACMFSTVMGTAEVDRLAESLLRTFRALKPNIDAVARRAGESHS, from the coding sequence ATGACAACGAACAACAGTGAAGCCATCTACACCAAGGCCTGCGAAGTGCTTCCGGGTGGTGTAAGCCGAAACACCGTGTACCGCCGTCCCCATCCGCATTACGTGGAACACGCGGCCGGTTGCCTGATCACCGATATCGAGGGAGTGACGCGCCTCGATTTCGCAAACAACATGGCGGCGCTGATCCACGGCCACGCGCATCCGGCGATTGTGGAAGCGGTGACCGCACAACTGCAGCGCGGAAGTGCCTATACGATGGCTTCGGGTATAGAGGTCGATTTTGCGGAATTATTGCGGGATCGAACTCCGGGATTCGAAATGCTGCGCTTCGTGAATTCCGGCACCGAAGCCGTCATGGCAATGATCAAGGCCGCCCGCGCTTTTACGGGACGTCCAAAAATCGCGAAAGCGGAAGGGGCGTATCATGGCACCTACGATTTCGCCGAAGTCAGTCAGGTGGCCAATCCCGGAAATTGGGGCGATATCAGCAATCCGAACAGCGTACCGTTGGCCTTCGGCACCCCGCAGGGCGTACTCGATGATGTGGTGATTTTTCCGTACAACGATGTCGAGCGGACCCTGGCCATACTCGACCGCCACGCCGGGGAACTCGCCTGCGTACTCATCGACCCCGTGCCGCATCGCGTGGGTCTGGTCCCCGGCACCGCTGATTTTGTCGAAGCGCTCCATGCCTGGACCCGTCGCAACGACGCGCTGCTGTGCTTCGATGAGGTGGTAACCTTCCGTGTTGCCTACGGCGGCGCACAGGAGAGGTACAGTGTCCGTCCCGATTTGACCGCACTCGGTAAAATTATCGGCGGCGGCTTCCCTGTTGGCGCACTTGCCGGACGTGCGGATGTCATGCAGGTGCTCGATCCGCGCCAGGCGAAGTTGCCCTTCCCGCATTCCGGTACGTTCTCCGCCAATCCGATCACCATGACCGCCGGCTACACCGCTATGACGCTCTTCGATCACGCCGCGGTACAGCGTCTCAACGCCCTGACCGCACAGGCCATCGGGCGCATCGAGGAAGCGATTCGATTGGCGAACGTCCCGGTTTCCATTACCGGCGCAGGTTCCATGTTCCGAATGCACCTTTCCGAGGTAGCGCCGGCCACCTATCGCGAAGCGTGGCAACCGAAAGAGACGCAAAAAGTGATCGAAGAACTCCTGGAATTCATGTACACCGAGGAGCACATCCTCATGATCAACACCTTTGCCTGTATGTTTTCCACCGTGATGGGAACGGCAGAGGTGGACCGCCTCGCTGAAAGCCTCCTCCGCACGTTTCGTGCGCTGAAACCGAACATCGATGCCGTCGCCCGACGGGCAGGAGAATCGCATTCATGA
- the pcaF gene encoding 3-oxoadipyl-CoA thiolase, translating into MKDVYICDAIRTPIGRHGGALATVRPDDLAAAVLRGILDRNPSLPHDRISDVILGCANQAGEDNRNVARMAVLLAGLPDSVPGMTVNRLCGSGMDAVGRAAQAIRAGEADVVLAGGVESMSRAPFVIGKAAEAFSRNVQMYDTHPGWRFVNPSLETLYGTDSMMQTAQNLATDFDISREDQDAFAFRSQEKAAAAQTDGRLADEIIPITIPQSRGNALCVDRDEHPRATSMEKLATLRSLSGPAGSITAGNSSGINDGAAALLLASEDAVRSYGLTPRVVVRGMAVAGVPPRIMGIGPVPATKSLLARLGMALGQMDVIELNEAFAAQALACLRVLDIPDDDARVNPRGGAIAFGHPLGMSGARLIVTATSQLVHTGGRNALCTMCIGVGQGIAMVIERV; encoded by the coding sequence ATGAAAGACGTCTATATCTGCGATGCCATTCGCACGCCCATCGGACGCCACGGCGGCGCACTCGCAACCGTTCGGCCGGACGATCTCGCCGCTGCGGTACTCCGCGGTATCCTCGACCGCAATCCTTCCTTACCGCACGACCGCATCAGTGACGTCATTCTCGGCTGTGCCAATCAGGCAGGGGAGGACAACCGCAATGTGGCCCGCATGGCGGTGTTGCTGGCCGGCTTGCCTGACAGCGTACCCGGCATGACCGTGAACCGCCTCTGCGGTTCAGGAATGGATGCGGTGGGGCGTGCCGCGCAGGCCATTCGTGCGGGTGAGGCGGATGTGGTGCTGGCGGGAGGCGTCGAGAGCATGAGCCGCGCGCCGTTCGTTATCGGGAAGGCAGCGGAGGCCTTCTCCCGTAACGTGCAGATGTACGACACCCACCCGGGATGGCGCTTCGTCAATCCATCCCTCGAGACGCTGTATGGTACGGATTCCATGATGCAAACCGCACAGAATCTGGCGACCGACTTCGACATCTCGCGCGAAGATCAGGATGCTTTCGCGTTTCGCAGCCAGGAAAAAGCGGCAGCGGCGCAAACTGATGGCCGCCTCGCGGATGAAATCATTCCGATCACCATCCCTCAATCCAGAGGCAACGCCCTCTGCGTCGATCGCGACGAGCACCCGCGTGCGACGTCCATGGAAAAACTCGCCACGCTCAGATCGCTGAGCGGACCAGCGGGAAGTATCACCGCAGGTAATTCTTCGGGCATTAATGATGGCGCCGCGGCTCTGTTGCTCGCATCGGAAGACGCGGTCAGGAGCTACGGACTTACCCCACGAGTAGTCGTACGGGGAATGGCCGTCGCTGGAGTCCCTCCGCGCATCATGGGTATCGGACCCGTACCGGCGACGAAGTCGCTTCTCGCCAGGCTCGGCATGGCACTCGGGCAGATGGATGTGATCGAGCTCAACGAAGCCTTCGCCGCGCAGGCCCTGGCCTGTCTGCGCGTACTTGATATACCCGACGACGATGCACGTGTCAATCCCCGAGGCGGCGCTATAGCGTTCGGTCATCCGTTGGGCATGAGCGGTGCGCGGCTGATCGTCACAGCCACGTCGCAATTGGTGCATACCGGTGGCAGAAATGCCCTGT